Within the Halobaculum limi genome, the region GAACGTCTCGGGTTCCCACTCGTCGCTCACGAGTGCGAGGACGTACTCCGCCGAAAAGCGGTAGAACTCGGATTTACTCTCGAAGACCCCGTCTTCGACGAGCGTATCGATCTCGTCGACGACTTCGTCGGGATACCGGACCGTGTCTTTAGCCATTCCGAGTTCCTCCTTCACTGAATTCGTTGGAATGGACCGTATAGAGTCTTTTGGTTACCTCAGCGACGTGACGTGTGTAAACGCTAGCGATACGCCTCCTATCGCGCTATTTTCGCGTTTGATACGTGAGTACGACATTCAACACGGCTCGGACGTGGTGGCACGCCGAACTCGCCCGGAACCGCACCGTTCAGGTGCGCCGCCTGCACAGCGAGGGTCGTGCAACGGCCGTCGCTCGATGCGGTTCGCGGGTTCGACAGGGCCGTCTACATCGTCGCGGCGGGCCAACTCATCAACGTGTTCGGCGCGGGCATCGTCTACCCGTTCGCGACGGTCCACTTCCACCTGCAGGTAGGTATCGCGCTGTCTGTCGTCGGCTTCGGTCTCGGCGCGAAGAGTGTCTGCTCGGCCGGCGGAACCGCGATCGGCGGCTTTCTCGCCGACGTCATCGGCCGGAAGCCGGTGATGGTCGCGGCGATGGCGCTGTCGGCGCTCGCACTCGCGGCGTTCGCGTTCGTCCCGACACTCGCGGCGGCCGTCCCCGCGTCGGTCACCTCGCTCACGGGTGTCTCTGCGCTCGGCGTTGCGTTCGTCGGTGTCTGTGTGGTCTCCGGGTTCGTCGGCGGTCTCTACACGCCCGCGAGCCACGCGATGACCGCGGACCTGACCGACGCCGGCGAACGCGACCGCGGATACGCCCTCCTGAAGGTCGCGAACAACGCTGGCTTCGGTGCGGGCTTCGTCGTCGGCGGCCTCCTGTACTCAGTCGCGTCCGTCGCCGTCTTCGTCGCCGACGGCGTCACTTCCGGTATCGTCGCGCTGGTCATCCTCCTGTTCGTTCCGCGCGTTGCACGCGACGGGGAGTCCGAGAACGAGGACGGAACAGGCGACGACGAGGCCGCTTCCGGCGTGTTCACAGCGTGGTGGCGGGCGGCTACTCGCCCGCGTGTCTTGGCGCTCGCGGGCCTCAACGTCGGTTTCGCCGTGATGTACGCACAGATGCAGACGACCGTCCCCGTCGTCGCGAAGGAGGGTTTGGGGCTGACGGCCGCACAACTGGGGACGCTGTACGTCGTCAACCCGCTCACTATCGTCATCCTGCAACTCCCGCTCGTCAGCGCCGTCGGCGGGTGGCGTCGCACCCGCGGGCTGGTCGTCTCGGCGGCGTTGTGGGCGGTGTCGATGCTCGCGGCGTGGGGGGCAGACACGATGGTTCTCCCCGCCGATGCGGGCCTCACCACGCCCGTCGTCCTCGTTGGCGTCGCTCTCGTCGGCGGCCACCTGTTCGTCCGCACGGTCGGGGAGATACTCCACGCGCCGCTGGCATCGGCGCTGATGTCCGACCTGGGGACGACTGCCGAGCGTGGCACGCAGTTGTCGATACTGGAGGTCGCGAAACGCCTCGGCATCGGCGTGGGGTCGTTCGTTGGCGGCGTGTTCTTCGACTACGGCCTCTCGACGCTGCTGTGGCCGACGCTCGTCGCCGTCTGTGGCGTCGTCGTCGTCGGCCTCCTCGCGTTCGAGCGGTCGGTGACGCCGCGAGAGAACGGTGCCCGCGGCGACGCCACGGCGGCGACTGCGGGCGGCGATTGAGCGCTCGCGCTCAGGGTTCGACGACGACTTTCACCGTCTCCGGGTCGGTCGCACGCTCGAACGCCGCCGCGACGTCGTCGAGCGCGTAGGTAGCGTCGACGGTGCTCGCGAGGTCGACGCGGCCCGTGTCGAGCAGATCGATTGCTGTAGGGTAGGTGTCGCGGTAGCGGAACGACCCGCGAACGTCGAGTTCGCGGTCGATGAGTCGGTGGACGTCAACCGGAACCTCGCGCTCGCCCGGGAGGCCGACGAGGACGACCGTCCCGCCCGGACGGACGCTCTCGACGGCGTCCGCGAGGCCGGCCGTCGACCCCGACGCCTCGATAGCGACGTCGACGCCGTCGCCGGTCGCCGACCGAACCGCCTCGGGCACGTCCGTCTCGTCGCCGCGCAGGGTGCGCGTCGCCCCTCGCTCACGGACTCGATCGAGTTTTGTGTCGACGACGTCCGTCACCGTCACGTCCGTCGCACCCGCCGCACCGCCGGCCGCTACCGCCGCGTCGCCGATTGGCCCCGCGCCAGTGACGAGTAGCGAGTCGCCGACGCCGACACCACCGCGTCGACACGCGTGAATGCCGACAGAGAGCGGTTCACACAGCGCCCCGGCGACCGTCGACACCGAATCGGGGAGTCGGTACGCGAAGTCGGCGGGCCACGCGACGTACTCACAGAGCGCCCCATCGTCCGGCGGCGTCGCCATAAACTCCACCTCCGGACAGCGGTTGTACGCGCCCGACCGACAGTGTCGACACTCGCCGCAGGGAACGCCCGGTTCGAGGGCGACGCGGTCGCCGGCGGCGAAGTCGGTCACGTCGTCGCCGGTGTCGACGACCTCACCCGCCGACTCGTGGCCGAGGACGAGGTCGTCTTCGACGACGTAGTCACCGATGCGTCCGTGACGCCAGTAGTGGACGTCCGACCCGCAGACGCCGACGGCGTCGACGCGGACGAGGACCTCACCGGGGTCGGGGTCGGGGCGTTGGCGCTCCTTGATGCGGAACTCCAGGTCGGGAGTGAGGACGGCAGATCGCATACGCGAGTGCTCACGGTCAGCGCTGAAAAACGACCGGGGCGGTTCCGTCGTACTGGGGTCGCCCCACTCGCCGCCGATACGGGGGCTCAGGAGGCGACTCGGCGCACGCGGACACGTCACCACCTGACCCTGCACGGCTAACTGCGTGGAGGTACGACTACACTAGCAGATGGCATCTCCGCACGAACTCCTCGAACTCCTCGAGGAGGGTGACGAGATCAACATCGTCTGCCACAACAACCCGGACCCGGACTGCCTCGCCAGCGCCCTCGCGTTGGGTCGGATCGCGGCCGCCGCCGGCATCGACGAACGGCGCATCCTCTACAGCGGCGACATCTCCCACCAGCAGAACCGGGCGTTCGTCAACATCCTCGGCATCGATCTCACGCCGTTCGAGGGGTCGACGATACGAGACCGGCCGCCCGGGTCGATCCTCGCGTTCGTCGACCACTCGGTGCCGGGCGAGAACAACCCCGTTCCGACGGACACGCCGGTCGACATCGTGATCGACCACCATCCCGCCGAGGGAGTCGAGGCGCGGTTCGTCGAGAGCCGCGAGGAGGTCGGCGCTGCCGCGACCATCCTGACCGACTACATCCGCACGCTCGACGTCGACCTCGACGCTGACCTCGCGACCGCGCTCCTGTTCGCGATTCGTTCGGACACGCTCGACTTCCTGCGCGGGGCGACCGCTGCCGAGTACGACGCGGCGGAGTTCCTGCACGAGTACGCGGACTACGAGATGATCCGACAGCTCTCGACCCCGTCGGTCACCGGCGGAACCGTCGACGCCATCTCGACCGCCATCGACAACCGGCGGACGTACGGGGCGGTCCTCCTCTCACACGTCGGGCGAACCACCGAACGTGACGCGATCCCACAGGCCGTCGATTACCTCGTCCGGTTGGAAGGAGTCGAGACGGCCATCGTCTTCGGCGTCGTCCGCGGTACGGTCCAGATCAGCGCCCGATCACCCGATGCACGGGTCCACGTCGGCAACGTCCTGCGCACGGCGTTCGAGGACGTCGGGAGTTGCGGTGGGCACCACGATATGGCGGGCGGCGAGATTCCGCTCGGCATCCTCGGCGACTACGAGTCCGACGACGACCAGTTGCTCGAGATACTCGAGGAAGTGATCACCGCGCGACTGTTCGCAGAACTCAATCTCTCCGACGGGTCCGGCGATTCGGGGTCCGAGTGAGGTGCGACTCGGGACCACCGACGTCGGCGTCGGCCCTTACTTCGACTGCCGGTAGACGAGGTTGCGCTGGACCTCGCTCGCGCCTTCGTAAATGACGGGGATGCGAACGTCGCGGTAGACGCGGGCGATGCGCCGTTCGGTCAGGACGGAGCGGCCGCCGTGGAGTTGCATCCCGCGTTCGGCGACGTCGACGGCCATCTCCGTCGAGTTGAGCTTCGCCATCGCCGCCCACAGGCCGGCGTCCTCGTGGTTCGCCAGTTTCTCCGCCGCCCGCCAGTTGAGCGAGCGAGCGGCCTCGAACTCGGTCCGCATATCTGCTAGGTCGTGCTGGACGGACTGGAAGTCGGAGATGGAGCGGTTGAACGCCTCGCGGTCGTGGACGAACTCCCACGCCTCTTCGATGGCCGCCGCGGCGAGGCCGAGACCGTGCCCGCCGACGACGACGCGGCCGTGGTTGAAGAAGTCCGCGAGCATGTAGAAGCCGCCGCCCTCCGTGCCGACGAGGTTCTCCTCGGGCACGAAGCAGTCTTCCATCACGATGTGGCCCTGCTTGGACGCGCGCATCCCCATCTTCTCAGGGATGTGCTCGGCCTCGTAGCCGTCGCGGTCCGTCTCGACGATGAAACACGAGTAGTTGCCGTAGCGGTCGTCGGAGTCACCAGTCTTGGCGTACACGGTGAGCCAGTCGCCTTCGACGGCGTTGCCGACCCAGTACTTCTCGCCGGTGATCTCGTAGCCGCCGTCGACCTTCTCGGCTTTCGTCGTCATCCCCGCGAGGTCGGAGCCTGTCTGCGGTTCGGACACTGCAAGGCCGGATATCTGCTCGCCCTCGGCGACGGGGCGGACGTACTCCTCACACTGCTGCTCGTTCCCGTAGTCGTAGACGAGTTCGTTGCCGAAGGAGGCGAGCATCAGCGTCAGGCCGATGCCCGCGTCGGCGCGGTAGAACTCCTCTGCGAGCGCCAGCATCTCGTAGATGTCGAAGCCGCGGCCGCCGTACTCCTCGGGGATGTCCTGTCCGACGAGGCCGGCCTCCTGCCCGGCCTCGAGCACCTCCCACGGATAGTCGTCCGCGCGGAAGTGTTCTTCCGCGACCGGCGCGATGTGTTCTTCTGCGAACTCGCGGGCCTCCTGTTTGACCGCGCGGGCGTGTTCGGGAACGACCGATTCGTCCAACAGACCGAGGTCGGTGTTCATACTGAACGATGATGACTCCCGCAGTATAACACCCGTGGAACGGCGAACCCCGGGACTCGCGTTTACTCGGCGTCGGTCGCCGCTCGACTCGCGGGCTACTCGAAGACGCGGCGTGATTACTCTTCGTCGTCTTCGTCGCTCTCGCCGTCCTCATCGCCAACGGCCTCACTGTCGTCTGCTTCCTCCTCGTCGAGAGAGACGGACTCGTCTACGTCCTCGGCTGTCATCTCCGGGGTCGACTCGGACCCCTCGGAGTCGCTGTCGTCCGACGACGGGTCTACCTCCGCATCAGCCTCCGCGTCGACTGCGATGTCGGCTTCGTCGACTGTCTCAGATCCGAGGTCGGAGCCAGCACCTGGGTCGACGTTCGCCTCCTGTTCGACTTCCGCCTCCTGCGCCGCCGCCTCGGCTTCCTGCGCGTCCGTCTCCTTCGCGTCCACCTCCTCCGCGTCCGTCTCCTTCGCGTCCACCTCCTCCGCGTCCGTCTCCTCCGCGACCGCCTCCTGTGCGTCGGTTTCTTCGATTCCACTCGGGTCGATGTCGGCCGGTTGGCCGTCGTCGCGAACGTCGGCAGTCGCTGTCGCGTCGTCGCTCTGTGCGGCCACGAGTCGGTCGCGAACCTCGGGGCGCCGAACCGTTCCAGACACCGTCCGCGGGAGTTCGTCTGCGAACGCGATGGTTCGCGGTATCTTGAACCCCGCAAGCCGTTCCCGGCAGAACGCCTCTACGTCCTCGGTCGTGAGGTCGGGGTCGTCGGCGACCACCATCGCGGCGACGCGTTCGCCCCACTCCTCGTCGGGGATGCCGACAACGACGGCCTCCGCGATGCCCGCGTGTTCGCGCAAGGTCGCGGCGACTTCGCCGGGTTCGACGTTCTCGCCGCCGGTGATGATCCGGTCGTCGAGACGGTTCAACAGGTAGATGAAGCCGTCTTCGTCGCGATAGCCCACGTCGCCAGTCCGGAGTGCGCCGCCATCGGTGAACGCCGCGGCGGTCGCCTCGGGGTCGTCGTAGTAGGCGTCGGCGATGGCCGGACCAGCGACGACGAGTTCGCCCGTTTCGCCCGTCGGCAGGGGCGTTCCGTCGGCATCACAGACGGCCACGTCGACCCACAACAGCGGTCTGCCGACGGTGCCGACCTGTGCGAACGCCTCGTCGGGAGGCGCGGTCGCGAGTTGCGAGGCCGCCTCGGTCATCCCCCACGTCGGGTGGACGGGGACCGAGTAGTTGCGGCACCGCTCGATGAGTGCGTCGGGGGCGGGCGCACCGCCGAGCAACACGGTTCGAAGTGAGTCGGGGAGCGTTCCGCGTGCGTCGAGCATCCGCTTGAGCATCGTCGGCACGAGCGAGACGCCCGTCGCCTCGTAGCGTCGGATGTCGTCGACCGCCGCGCCCGCGTCGAACTTCCGCCGGAGAACGACGCTCGTGCCGTACAGCGCCGCCCGGTACAGCGGCATAATCCCGCCGGTGTGGTGGAGTGAGAGCGTCGCGAGGTAGCGGTCGTCCGGAAGGACGCCCAGTCGGAACGCCGACGCCGTCGCCGACGCGAGGACGTTCCCCATCGTCAACGGCACGAGTTTGGGGTCGCCGGTCGACCCCGACGTGAACAGCATCAACAGATGGTCACCCCGCCCCCACCGGACGGACGGCACCGACCCGTCCGGCGCCGCGTCGATGTCGACCACGCGGTCGTCCTCGGGCGTGTCAACCGAGACGACCGGCACGTGCGGGCGAGGTGTGGCCGGGCCGCCAGCGTCCTCCTCGATGTCCTCGTCGGCGATGCGTGCGGGCTGAAATCCGTCCTCGGTCCGCCAGCCAGTCTCCGTCGCGTCCGCTTCGTCGCTCTCGGCGGAGGGCGCTGCTCGATCCAGCGCCGCCTCGACGGCGACCGTCTCGGTGTCGGCTCCACAGACGAGTGCCGTCGCGTCGGCGGCGTCGAGTTTCGGTCTGAGTTCCGCGGCGGTGAGGCGGTCGGAACACGGGACGATCCGAACGCCGAGACGCATCGCGGCGTGGACGAGGACGACGTACTCCGCGCGGTTGCCGAGGACGACTGCGAGGTGGTCGCCGGGGACGATACCAAGTCCCGCGAGTCGAGACGCCAACGCCTCGACGCGGGCGTCGAGGTCGGCGTAGGTGAGCGTCTCCCCGGTGGCCGCGAGGACGAGTGCCTCCGCGTCGGGCGTCGCCGCCACACGGTGGGAGAGCCAATCGCGCATGCCTCCCATCTGCACCCCTCCCCACTACGCTCTTTCCATCCGGCCGTCAGTGTTCGACGAACTCGACGAGGACGCCGCCGGTGTCGCGCGGGTGGAGGAACGCAACCTGGTGGCCCCACGCGCCGGGCCGTGGCTCCTCGTCGATCAGTTCGATGTTCATCTCCCGGGCGCGGTCGAGCGCCGCCGCCGCGTCGTCGGTTGCGAACGCGAGGTGATGGATCCCGGGCCCGTTGCGGTCGAGGTATCGGGCGATGGCGCCCTCGTCGTCGAGCGGTTCCAGCAGTTCGAGATACGAGTCACCCACATCGAGAAAGACGACGGCCATCCCGTCGAACTCCTCTTCGTGGACGATATCGCAGTCGAGGAGGTCGACGTACAACGCGGCGAGTCCGGCGGCGTCGTCGGTGGCGACGCCGGCGTGATCGAGGTGCACGCTTGTCGGGTCGGTCGGAGCCGCGAAAAATCACCCGGCGAGTGCGGTGGCTACTGTCCCGGCTTGTACTCGCCGAACTCCTCGCGCATCACGTCACAGATCTCGCCGACCGTCGCGTACGCCTTGACCGCGTCGACGATGTGGGGCATCACGTTCGCCTCGCCTTGGCAGGCGTCGCGAAGACCGGCGAGTGCGTCCTCGACAGCCTCGGAGTCGCGGTCGTCGCGCAACTGTTCGACCCGGTCGATCTGTGCCTGCTCTTCCTCCTCGGAGACGTCTTCGAGGTCCATCTGCGGGTCGTCGTCTTCGATCTGGTACTCGTTGACGCCGACGATGATCCGCTCGCCCTCCTCGATCTCACGCTGTCGCTCGAACGCTGTATCCTGGATCTGCCGCTGGACCCACTGGTTCTTCACGGCGTCGAGCATCCCGCCGCGGCGGTCGACCTCCTCCAGAATGTCGAACGCCTCCTCCTCGATGCCGTCGGTGAGGCTCTCGACGTAGTAACTCCCGGCGAGGGGGTCGATGGTGTCGGCGGCCCCGGACTCGTGGGCGAGGATCTGCTGGGTACGGAGCGCCGTGCGGACGGACTTCTCCGTCGGCAGCGACAGCGCCTCGTCTTTGCCGTTCGTGTGGAGCGACTGCGTTCCCCCCAGCACCGCCGCGAGCGCCTGATAGCCGACGCGAACGACGTTGTTCTCGATCTGCTGGGCGGTGAGCATCGACCCCGCGGTCTGCGTGTGGAACTTCAACTGCTTCGACTTGGGATTCTGTGCGCCGAAGCGCTCTTCCATAATCTTCGCCCACATCCGGCGGGCAGCGCGGAACTTCGCCACCTCCTCTAAGATGTTGTTGTGGGCGTTGAAGAAGAACGACAACTGGGGCGCGAACTCGTCGACGTCGAGACCGGCGTCGACGGCCGCCTGCACGTACTCGATGCCGTTGCCGAGGGTGAACGCGATTTCCTGTGCCGCCGTCGACCCGGCCTCGCGAATGTGGTAGCCGGAGATTGAGATGGTGTTGAAGTTTGGCGTCTCATCGGCGCAGAACGCGAAGATGTCCGTGATCAGCCGCATCGACGGCTCCGGCGGGTAGATGTAGAGGTTCCGCGCGATGTACTCTTTCATAATGTCGTTCTGGATGGTGCCCCGCAGTTCCGCCCGGTCGACGTCCTGCCGGTCACCGACGGCGACGTACATCGCCAGCAGGACTGCGGCAGGGGCGTTGATGGTCATCGAGGTGGACACCTCGTCCAGCGGAATGTCGTCGAAGACGCGCTCGAAGTCCTCCAGTGAGTCGATGGCGACGCCCGATTTCCCCACCTCACCGGCGGCCATCGCGGCGTCGGAGTCGTACCCCATCTGCGTGGGCAGGTCGAACGCCATCGACAGGCCCGACGACCCCTGGTCGATGAGGTACTGGAACCGCTCGTTCGTCTCCGCGGCGGTGCCCATCCCCGCGTACTGCCGCATCGTCCACAGTCGGCCGCGGTGCATCGTCGGGTAGACGCCCCGTGTGTACGGTTCTTCGCCGGGGAAGCCGAGGTCTTCGTCGTAGTCGAGGTCGTCGACGTCGGCAGGCGTGTACAGTCGTTTCACGTCCTGTCCCCCCGTGTCGGTCGTGAACTCCTCCTTCCGTTCCCCGAACCGGTCGAGCGTCGAGGAGAGGGTCTCCTCCTCCCACTCCTGTTTGCCCTCGCGGATGGCTTCGAGGTCGTCCGGGTCGAACATACACGATACCTCACCGCCCCACGGCTTAAGCGAGGGGGAGACACCGGCCACGAGCATCCGGCAGTCCACCGCATCGCCGTCGCGTATGGGCTTTATATCCCTCCCGTCGGTTGGCACCCGTATGCAACTCGCTCCGTTACAGGCCGCGCTCACCGCGGCGTACGTATTCCACACGCTGTTTGCCGGCCTCTGGGTCGGTGCTGTCGTTCTCGCCGCGTGGAAGGTCGTCCCCCTGGCCGTCGACGGCGACGTGACTCCCGAACTGCTCGGAAGCGTCACGTCCGGCGTCTCCACTATCACTCGCGTCGGTGCCCTCGTCTTCCTCGCGACGGGAGGGCATATGGCCGCGACCGTCTACGGCGCGGAAGGGCTGTTTATGCCGCCGCGTGGCCACGTCGTGCTCACGATGTTGGCGCTGTGGGTCGTGATGACCGGCCTCGTCGAGGTCGGCGGCAGTAAGATCCGATCTGCGCTCGACGAGGGGAAGGTTCGGACCGCCGCCCGCAACGGCGGGACGTTCTACAAGGCCGCCGCTGGCGTCGGTCTTGTCTTGCTCCTCCTCGGCGGCTACCTCGCCGCCTGAGCGGCCACTCCACACACTCTCACTTCCGTTCTGCCAAACTTCCAAGTCGCCGCCCACCGAGCGACCGCTATGGTTCTCTCCGACGACGTGTCGCGGTTCGTCCGCGCCGCCGGCCCCGACCACACGGACGTACAAGAGCGGATGGCAGCGTTCGCCCGAGAACACGACTTCCCGAACATCGGCCCCGAATCGGGCGCGGTCCTCCGACTGCTCGCGCGACTCACCGACGCCGACACCGTCTTCGAATTCGGGTCGGGATTCGGATACTCGGCGTCGTGGTTCCTCCGCGGCGGCGCACAGCGAGTGATCCTCACCGAATTCGACGCCGACGAACTCGACAAGGGACGGGAGTTTCTGGCCGACGCCGGCCTCGCTGACCGCTGTGTCTTCGAGGAAGGCGACGCGATGGAGACGGTCGAGCGATACGACGGCCCGTTCGACGTGGTGCTCATCGACCACCAGAAGGAGCGGTACGCCGACGCGTTCCACGCCGCCCGCGACAAACTCGCGCCCGGCGGCGTCGTCGCCGCGGACAACATTATGCGCGGACCAATCGACTTCGACGCGCTCCTCGCGTACCTCGAAGGCGACGCCGAGGCCCTCGACCACGAGAACGACCAGACACAGGGGATCGCCGACTACCTCGACGCCGTCCGCGCGGACGACGCATTCGAGACGACGATTCTGCCCGTCGGGTCGGGACTCGCGGTGAGTACGCGCGTGGAGTAGACAGCGCGGACGACGACGAACGTTCAAACCCGAAGCCGGGGACAACAGCCCCGTGACCTGAATCTGGCCCCGTCGCGTCCAGCGGGTGTGTGACACGCCGCGGCGGGTAGCCGAGTGTCGCCTGTCAGCCTACTCGATGCGGAGTTCGACCGTCCCCAGCGACGCGAACGCGGCGACGACCGACTCGCCCGCCTCGACGGCGACTGGTTCTGTCAGCGACCCGGTCGTGACGAGCGTGCCCGCTGCGAGTCCTCCTACCTCGTCGGCGAGCCACGTGAGCGCCGCGAGCGGATGCCCGAGTACGTCCGCGCCGACGCCCGAATCGACCGGCGAACCCTCGATACGGAGCGTGACCGACTCGTCGGCGAGTGCGATTCCCGCGGGGTCGACGTCGTCGCCGACGACGAGTCCGGCGTCGAGTGAGTTGTCGGCGACGGCCAGCGCCGCGTCGAACGTCCACCCGGTTCGGCTGTCGACGAGTTCTATCGCCGGGACGACCGCCGAGACCGCTTCGCGGGCGTCTCTGCGTGTCGATCCTGCGGAGAGGTCGGACCCGAGACGGAAGGCGAGTTCGGGTTCGACGCGCACGTCGACGAAGCGATCCGCAGAGACGGCCGTCGGCGACGAAGACACCGTGTCGGCCAACAGTCTACCGTATCCCGGTTCGTCGACCCCGAGGTCTCGGCGGACGCGGTCGTTCGTGAAGCCGATCTTGTAGCCGACTGGAGCGCCGCGAGTCGTCTGGAGTCGCTCGACGAGTCGCTCCTGCACGCGATACCCCGCTGCCACCGAGTCGACGGTGGGAACTGTCGTCGGGTCGACCGCCGTCGCCGTCTCGTGGGCGGTCGCCAGCGCCGCGGCGAGGTCGTCCGCCGGCGTCGTCATCGTCGACTGCCGGGCTGCGGATCGACGTGGGGTTTCGGCATCAGGTCTGCGAACGGCTGGTCGTCGAGCCACTCCAGCAGGTGCACCAACTGGTCGCTCGCCGCCTCGAACAACTCTGCGCCCTTCTCCGGCGTCGCGTCAGTCTGGTCGCCGAAGACGCCGTTCTCAGAGTTGTCCGGCGAGTCGTAGAAGGTCCGTGAGCCGAACTGCCGGACATCTTCGGCAGTGATGTCGACGAGGCCACCGTCGCGAGCGTCAGCCAAGCGGTCCGTTCGCACCAACTCCTCCGCGATGTGCATAATCATCGCCGTCTCCTTCGGCCCGCCGTGGGGGCCGTTGTGCTCGAAGATGTCCGAGACGAGGTCTGGGATGGACTCGTCCCACATCCACTCGATGGCGTACGCCGTCTCGTCACGGCGGAGTCGACGCCCGACCTCGCGGAGATGTTGGGTGTTGCCGCCGTGGGCATTCACGTACACGATGCGGTCGATGCCGTGGTACGTGAGGTTGCGCGAGAAACTCTCGACGTAGTCGCGGAACACGCTCGGTTCGACCCACATCGTCCCGTGGAACTGCCGGTGGTGTTCGGAGACGGCGATCCGGACCGGCGGCGTACAGAGGAACCCAGTTCGGTCGGTCGCCTCGCGGGCGAGTGCTTCGGCGATGAGGTAGTCCGTCGCCAGCGGGAGGTGGGGGCCGTGCTGTTCGGTCGACCCGAGCGGGACGACGGCGACCGATTCCTCGGCGACGTAGTCGCCCAGTTCCGGCCACGTCTGCTGCGAGAGATACACGGTCGAGACAGGAGCGCGAACGGGATGAAACGCGGGGGTGACGGCGGAACAGATCCGATACTGCTCGACTGCCACGGGAGCGATTCGTCCGCCGTTCGCCACGCTTTTGCTCGCCGCGACCGACTCGCCGCGTATGTTCGGAGGTGGCGGGATGAACCCGCGCAAGATGCAGCAGATGATGAAGCAGATGGGTATCGACGTGACCGAACTTGACGCGACCAAAGTCGTCATCACGACCGAGGACGGCGAGGAACTCGTCTTCGACGGGCCGCAGGTCACGAAGATGGACGCTCAGGGCCAGGAGACCTACCAGGTCGTCGGGTCACCCGAGACGCGCGACGCCGACGCGGGCGCGGAACCGGATGCCGACGTTACCGAGGTCGAAGCCGGCGGCGTCCCCGACGAGGACGTCGAACTCGTCGCCGCCCGCGCGGGCGTCAGCAAGGCGGAGGCTCGTGAAGCGCTCGAAGAGGCCGACGGCGACCTCGCGGCCGCCATCTCAACGTTCGAGTGAGCGCGTACCTCCTCGTCCACGCCGAGTCGGATCGGGAGTATCTACGCGGCCCGGGCGACGAACTCCAGACCGACCTCGGCGTGCTCGAGGTGCCCGACGACGTGGAACACGGGCAGGTACTGGAGACGCATCTGGGCGAACCGTTCCACGTTCGCCGCCTGCGTGGCCCGGACCTGTTCAACCACTTCCAGCGCACGGGCGCACCGATGATGCCGCGCGACATCGG harbors:
- a CDS encoding NAD(P)-dependent alcohol dehydrogenase, producing the protein MRSAVLTPDLEFRIKERQRPDPDPGEVLVRVDAVGVCGSDVHYWRHGRIGDYVVEDDLVLGHESAGEVVDTGDDVTDFAAGDRVALEPGVPCGECRHCRSGAYNRCPEVEFMATPPDDGALCEYVAWPADFAYRLPDSVSTVAGALCEPLSVGIHACRRGGVGVGDSLLVTGAGPIGDAAVAAGGAAGATDVTVTDVVDTKLDRVRERGATRTLRGDETDVPEAVRSATGDGVDVAIEASGSTAGLADAVESVRPGGTVVLVGLPGEREVPVDVHRLIDRELDVRGSFRYRDTYPTAIDLLDTGRVDLASTVDATYALDDVAAAFERATDPETVKVVVEP
- a CDS encoding class I adenylate-forming enzyme family protein, translated to MGGMRDWLSHRVAATPDAEALVLAATGETLTYADLDARVEALASRLAGLGIVPGDHLAVVLGNRAEYVVLVHAAMRLGVRIVPCSDRLTAAELRPKLDAADATALVCGADTETVAVEAALDRAAPSAESDEADATETGWRTEDGFQPARIADEDIEEDAGGPATPRPHVPVVSVDTPEDDRVVDIDAAPDGSVPSVRWGRGDHLLMLFTSGSTGDPKLVPLTMGNVLASATASAFRLGVLPDDRYLATLSLHHTGGIMPLYRAALYGTSVVLRRKFDAGAAVDDIRRYEATGVSLVPTMLKRMLDARGTLPDSLRTVLLGGAPAPDALIERCRNYSVPVHPTWGMTEAASQLATAPPDEAFAQVGTVGRPLLWVDVAVCDADGTPLPTGETGELVVAGPAIADAYYDDPEATAAAFTDGGALRTGDVGYRDEDGFIYLLNRLDDRIITGGENVEPGEVAATLREHAGIAEAVVVGIPDEEWGERVAAMVVADDPDLTTEDVEAFCRERLAGFKIPRTIAFADELPRTVSGTVRRPEVRDRLVAAQSDDATATADVRDDGQPADIDPSGIEETDAQEAVAEETDAEEVDAKETDAEEVDAKETDAQEAEAAAQEAEVEQEANVDPGAGSDLGSETVDEADIAVDAEADAEVDPSSDDSDSEGSESTPEMTAEDVDESVSLDEEEADDSEAVGDEDGESDEDDEE
- a CDS encoding acyl-CoA dehydrogenase family protein, with the translated sequence MNTDLGLLDESVVPEHARAVKQEAREFAEEHIAPVAEEHFRADDYPWEVLEAGQEAGLVGQDIPEEYGGRGFDIYEMLALAEEFYRADAGIGLTLMLASFGNELVYDYGNEQQCEEYVRPVAEGEQISGLAVSEPQTGSDLAGMTTKAEKVDGGYEITGEKYWVGNAVEGDWLTVYAKTGDSDDRYGNYSCFIVETDRDGYEAEHIPEKMGMRASKQGHIVMEDCFVPEENLVGTEGGGFYMLADFFNHGRVVVGGHGLGLAAAAIEEAWEFVHDREAFNRSISDFQSVQHDLADMRTEFEAARSLNWRAAEKLANHEDAGLWAAMAKLNSTEMAVDVAERGMQLHGGRSVLTERRIARVYRDVRIPVIYEGASEVQRNLVYRQSK
- a CDS encoding MFS transporter — its product is MQRPSLDAVRGFDRAVYIVAAGQLINVFGAGIVYPFATVHFHLQVGIALSVVGFGLGAKSVCSAGGTAIGGFLADVIGRKPVMVAAMALSALALAAFAFVPTLAAAVPASVTSLTGVSALGVAFVGVCVVSGFVGGLYTPASHAMTADLTDAGERDRGYALLKVANNAGFGAGFVVGGLLYSVASVAVFVADGVTSGIVALVILLFVPRVARDGESENEDGTGDDEAASGVFTAWWRAATRPRVLALAGLNVGFAVMYAQMQTTVPVVAKEGLGLTAAQLGTLYVVNPLTIVILQLPLVSAVGGWRRTRGLVVSAALWAVSMLAAWGADTMVLPADAGLTTPVVLVGVALVGGHLFVRTVGEILHAPLASALMSDLGTTAERGTQLSILEVAKRLGIGVGSFVGGVFFDYGLSTLLWPTLVAVCGVVVVGLLAFERSVTPRENGARGDATAATAGGD
- a CDS encoding DHH family phosphoesterase is translated as MASPHELLELLEEGDEINIVCHNNPDPDCLASALALGRIAAAAGIDERRILYSGDISHQQNRAFVNILGIDLTPFEGSTIRDRPPGSILAFVDHSVPGENNPVPTDTPVDIVIDHHPAEGVEARFVESREEVGAAATILTDYIRTLDVDLDADLATALLFAIRSDTLDFLRGATAAEYDAAEFLHEYADYEMIRQLSTPSVTGGTVDAISTAIDNRRTYGAVLLSHVGRTTERDAIPQAVDYLVRLEGVETAIVFGVVRGTVQISARSPDARVHVGNVLRTAFEDVGSCGGHHDMAGGEIPLGILGDYESDDDQLLEILEEVITARLFAELNLSDGSGDSGSE
- the mce gene encoding methylmalonyl-CoA epimerase; its protein translation is MHLDHAGVATDDAAGLAALYVDLLDCDIVHEEEFDGMAVVFLDVGDSYLELLEPLDDEGAIARYLDRNGPGIHHLAFATDDAAAALDRAREMNIELIDEEPRPGAWGHQVAFLHPRDTGGVLVEFVEH